In Erigeron canadensis isolate Cc75 chromosome 6, C_canadensis_v1, whole genome shotgun sequence, the following are encoded in one genomic region:
- the LOC122605123 gene encoding 14 kDa proline-rich protein DC2.15-like: protein MASKSNASLLALNILLFAMLSGHGTCGDPFPLPTPTPISLPTPTPILPPTPMPSLAPTPSLTPTPTPSPTPSPTPALTPTPSLPPVPMPPTLACPDPMQTPPAPTPVETPAPTPVETPAPTPSSMPPTVPCPDVSPPTPTETPPPSPPTAICPTPSESPMPMPTTPTPSPMPSSLTCSKDTLKLGVCGNLLGGLVGVILGSPSTKPCCTLLEGVADLEAAVCLCIAIKANVLGVNLNVPVSLELLLNACDKKLPSGFSCTA from the coding sequence ATGGCCTCTAAGAGCAATGCTTCACTACTTGCACTAAACATTCTTTTATTTGCAATGTTGAGTGGACATGGGACTTGTGGTGACCCTTTCCCATTaccaacaccaacaccaattTCATTGccaacaccaacaccaataTTGCCTCCAACACCAATGCCATCGCTAGCACCAACACCATCACTGACACCAACACCAACGCCATCGCCAACGCCATCACCAACACCAGCACTGACACCTACACCAAGCTTACCGCCAGTGCCAATGCCACCTACGCTTGCATGCCCTGACCCCATGCAAACTCCACCAGCTCCAACACCCGTGGAAACACCAGCACCAACACCAGTGGAAACACCAGCACCAACCCCATCGTCAATGCCACCTACGGTTCCTTGCCCTGATGTCTCCCCACCAACACCAACCGAAACACCACCCCCATCGCCACCTACCGCTATCTGCCCTACCCCCTCAGAATCGCCAATGCCAATGCCAACAACACCAACCCCATCACCAATGCCATCATCGCTTACATGCTCTAAAGACACCTTAAAGCTAGGTGTATGTGGCAACCTACTCGGTGGGTTGGTCGGTGTCATATTGGGTTCCCCATCCACAAAGCCATGTTGCACCCTACTCGAAGGCGTTGCTGACCTTGAGGCTGCGGTTTGTCTATGCATAGCCATCAAAGCTAATGTTTTGGGGGTCAACCTTAATGTGCCTGTCTCTCTTGAGTTGCTTCTCAATGCTTGTGACAAGAAACTCCCTAGTGGCTTCAGCTGTACTGCCTAA
- the LOC122603076 gene encoding uncharacterized protein LOC122603076, with protein sequence MNFFSLRDMHDSANDMLCSPSLKRALSHQEQDQMVVEQFSESSLKMLDSCGRTKDIVILVKNHIQELQSTFHRITLGGKTTAEKEFSAYHLHRKDLKKQMLKRLKSLKMTKDTSTSNVYDDDNLAIVANVLAEVRDTITSLVESLMLLMSMPRPHPKDRKSMNFNGLIAAKAKFVRMNSLSPWERCDVHAVRHVIERLEAVESAVEDLEVELECIFKRLIRTRVLLLNILSD encoded by the coding sequence ATGAATTTCTTTTCACTAAGAGACATGCATGATTCCGCAAATGACATGCTTTGTTCGCCTAGCCTAAAACGAGCCCTTTcccatcaagaacaagaccaAATGGTTGTTGAACAATTTTCCGAATCCTCTTTGAAGATGTTGGATTCTTGTGGAAGAACCAAAGACATTGTCATTCTTGTCAAAAATCACATCCAAGAACTCCAATCCACGTTTCACCGAATCACTCTTGGTGGAAAAACCACGGCGGAAAAGGAGTTCTCAGCGTACCATCTACATAGAAAAGATTTGAAGAAACAAATGTTAAAGCGGCTAAAATCACTAAAAATGACCAAAGACACAAGCACAAGCAATGTGTATGACGACGATAACCTAGCGATTGTGGCAAATGTGTTGGCGGAAGTCAGAGACACGATCACTTCACTTGTGGAGTCACTAATGTTACTTATGTCCATGCCAAGACCTCACCCTAAAGATAGAAAATCGATGAATTTTAATGGGTTAATTGCGGCGAAAGCAAAGTTTGTGAGGATGAATAGTTTGAGTCCATGGGAGAGGTGCGACGTGCATGCGGTTAGGCATGTGATAGAGAGATTGGAAGCTGTGGAGAGTGCTGTGGAAGATTTGGAGGTTGAATTGGAGTGCATCTTCAAGAGATTAATAAGAACTAGAGTTTTGTTACTTAACATACTCTCCGATTAA
- the LOC122603079 gene encoding F-box protein At5g07610-like — MDNRISSNKRVMTDDDRNNNRSSSVHQVVFNDDLLIEILLRLPVISLLFFKSVSKRWLSLITSPAFQMSIPHVASFTRKKNITIHMKLNNIHFWVFWTNPPDRFYVYNPSINMFKMLPQVDGVELDKHSDRMRLAFDPIKSPHYKVPRARVIAPGGIQRGHSIQTWIYSSEAELFESRGCLLLACASNRHPERLNIYEMRRGYSWSVRHTIKYNKAGIASFFEAPKMFVTAFRFKVLFIVLGEREEESFVVLDLYEKVVKYNILSNTLQELCDINLNLTNFGTFPFITSFAGV; from the exons ATGGACAACAGAATATCATCTAACAAAAGGGTGATGACAGATGATGACCGGAACAACAACCGATCATCATCCGTACACCAAGTCGTGTTCAACGACGACCTTCTGATCGAAATCTTACTCCGATTGCCAGTTATCTCACTCTTATTCTTTAAATCCGTATCCAAACGCTGGTTGTCTCTCATCACCTCACCCGCTTTCCAAATGTCCATTCCCCACGTGGCTTCATTCAccaggaaaaaaaatataaccatcCATATGAAACTAAACAACATTCACTTTTGGGTGTTTTG GACTAATCCTCCTGACAGGTTTTACGTATACAATCCATCCATAAATATGTTTAAGATGCTCCCACAAGTAGATGGTGTGGAATTGGACAAGCATTCTGACCGTATGAGATTGGCTTTTGATCCTATAAAATCGCCTCACTACAAAGTACCACGTGCTCGAGTGATAGCTCCTGGTGGCATTCAACGAGGACACTCCATTCAAACATGGATTTACTCTTCAGAAGCAG AGTTGTTCGAGTCTCGTGGTTGCTTGTTACTTGCTTGTGCAAGCAATCGTCATCCCGAACGCTTGAACATTTATGAGATGAGGAGAGGGTATTCTTGGTCAGTTAGACACACTATTAAATACAATAAAGCTGGTATAGCCTCCTTTTTTGAAGCCCCGAAGATGTTTGTCACGGCGTTTCGTTTCAAGGTTCTGTTTATTGTGCTGGGTGAAAGAGAAGAGGAATCATTCGTTGTGTTGGACCTATATGAAAAGGTTGTAAAATACAATATTTTGTCGAACACTCTCCAGGAGCTTTGCGATATTAACCTAAATTTGACTAACTTTGGCACCTTTCCATTCATTACATCTTTTGCTGGTGTGTAA
- the LOC122605727 gene encoding ATP-dependent zinc metalloprotease FTSH, chloroplastic-like, with amino-acid sequence MATTTNFFGSNILLSTPTPKTQKSRTRFMIPQSILDKSQKPNLSKDLNFESKATLAAAAAALFFSSQQVALAADTNLQPPPQTPLQTELIKQSPSTNSLTFSQSNVLTAPKPQANSDLPEGSQWRYSEFLNAVKKGKVERVRFNKDGGVLQLTAVDGRRASVVVPNDPDLIDILAMNGVDISVSEGEASNGLLGFIGNLLFPLLAFGGLFFLFRRSQGGPGGPGGLGGPMDFGRSKSKFQEVPETGVSFADVAGADQAKLELQEVVDFLKNPDKYTALGAKIPKGCLLVGPPGTGKTLLARAVAGEAGVPFFSCAASEFVELFVGVGASRVRDLFEKAKSKAPCIVFIDEIDAVGRQRGAGLGGGNDEREQTINQLLTEMDGFSGNSGVIVLAATNRPDVLDSALLRPGRFDRQVTVDRPDVAGRVKILQVHSRGKALAKDVDFDKIARRTPGFTGADLQNLMNEAAILAARRELKEISKDEIADALERIIAGPEKKNAVVSEEKKKLVAYHEAGHALVGALMPEYDPVAKISIIPRGQAGGLTFFAPSEERLESGLYSRSYLENQMAVALGGRVAEEVIFGKDNVTTGASNDFMQVSRVARQMVERFGFSKKIGQVAIGGGGGNPFLGQSMSSQKDYSMATADIVDAEVRELVERAYERATTIITTQIDILHKLAQLLMEKETVDGEEFMSLFIDGKAELYIS; translated from the exons atggcaACCACAACCAATTTCTTTGGCTCAAATATCTTACTTTCAACACCAACACCCAAAACTCAAAAATCAAGAACCAGATTTATGATTCCCCAATCAATTCTTGACAAATCCCAGAAACCAAATTTGTCAAAAGATTTAAACTTTGAATCAAAAGCCACTCTAGCTGCTGCTGCAGCTGCTCTGTTTTTTTCTTCACAACAAGTGGCTTTGGCTGCAGATACTAATTTACAGCCTCCCCCACAAACCCCACTTCAAACTGAGTTAATTAAACAAAGCCCATCAACAAATTCATTAACTTTTTCACAGTCAAATGTTCTTACTGCCCCAAAACCACAGGCTAATTCTGACTTGCCTGAAGGAAGTCAATGGAGATACAGTGAGTTTTTGAATGCAGTAAAAAAAGGGAAAGTTGAGAGAGTTAGGTTTAATAAAGATGGTGGGGTTTTGCAGTTGACTGCTGTGGATGGAAGAAGAGCATCTGTGGTTGTTCCAAATGATCCTGATCTTATCGATATTTTGGCGATGAATGGTGTCGATATTTCGGTTTCTGAAGGGGAAGCAAGTAATGGGTTACTTGGTTTTATTGGTAATTTATTGTTTCCTTTATTAGCATTTGGtggtttgtttttcttgttcCGCCGGTCCCAAGGTGGCCCTGGTGGGCCAGGTGGGCTCGGCGGACCAATGGATTTTGGCAGATCGAAATCCAAGTTTCAGGAAGTTCCTGAAACTGGGGTTTCCTTTGCTGATGTGGCTGGAGCCGATCAGGCTAAGTTAGAATTGCAAGAAGttgttgattttttgaaaaaccCTGATAAGTATACTGCCTTAGGAGCTAAGATTCCAAAAGGGTGTTTGTTAGTTGGACCACCTGGAACCGGTAAGACCCTGTTAGCTAGAGCGGTTGCAGGGGAGGCTGGTGTGCCATTTTTTTCGTGTGCTGCTTCTGAATTTGTTGAGTTGTTTGTGGGTGTTGGTGCATCTAGGGTTAGGGATTTGTTTGAAAAGGCGAAATCGAAAGCACCTTGTATTGTATTCATTGATGAGATAGACGCAGTGGGGAGGCAGAGAGGGGCGGGTTTAGGAGGTGGAAATGATGAGAGGGAGCAAACGATCAATCAGTTGTTGACTGAAATGGATGGTTTTTCGGGTAATTCAGGTGTTATTGTGCTGGCTGCTACTAACAGGCCCGATGTTCTTGATTCGGCTTTGTTGAGACCAGGGAGATTTGATAGGCAGGTGACTGTTGACAGGCCTGATGTCGCAGGCAGAGTCAAGATCCTTCAG GTGCACTCAAGGGGGAAGGCACTTGCAAAAGATGTGGATTTTGATAAGATTGCTAGGAGAACTCCAGGATTCACTGGTGCTGATTTGCAAAACCTGATGAATGAAGCTGCTATTCTAGCTGCGAGGCGTGAGCTTAAGGAGATTAGCAAAGACGAGATTGCAGACGCTCTTGAGAGAATTATTGCTGGGCCCGAGAAGAAAAATGCTGTCGTCTCAGAAGAGAAGAAGAAGCTTGTGGCATATCATG AGGCCGGGCATGCCCTAGTTGGTGCCCTCATGCCAGAGTATGACCCTGTAGCAAAAATATCCATCATTCCTCGTGGTCAAGCAGGTGGTCTCACCTTTTTTGCCCCAAGTGAAGAAAGGCTCGAGTCTGGTTTATACAGCAGAAGCTACCTTGAAAACCAAATGGCTGTCGCTCTCGGTGGAAG GGTTGCTGAAGAGGTTATCTTTGGAAAAGACAATGTAACAACAGGAGCATCAAATGACTTTATGCAAGTTTCTCGTGTGGCAAGACAGATGGTTGAGAGGTTTGGATTTAGCAAGAAGATTGGTCAGGTAgcaattggtggtggtggcggaaATCCATTCTTGGGACAATCG ATGTCATCCCAAAAAGATTATTCCATGGCTACCGCCGATATTGTGGATGCTGAAGTGAGGGAACTTGTTGAAAGGGCATACGAGAGGGCAACGACAATTATTACCACACAaattgatatcttgcacaagcTTGCTCAACTCCTTATGGAGAAAGAAACAGTCGACGGAGAAGAGTTCATGAGCCTTTTTATTGATGGGAAAGCAGAACTCTACATTTCTTAG